The following coding sequences lie in one Candidatus Palauibacter soopunensis genomic window:
- the hisG gene encoding ATP phosphoribosyltransferase, with amino-acid sequence MNHKTTRLALPKGRMQSGVLELLTAAGVRVDLGERRYRPVISVPGFGAKLLKPQNVVEMLHAGSRDLGFAGADWVAELNGSLVELLDTGLDPVRVVAAAPTRVARAGLHAAGRRLTVASEYARLSSRWIGDRGLDATLVRSYGATEVFPPEDADVIVDNTATGATLEANGLEIVDELMTSSTRLYANPRALEDPRHRERIDDLVVVLQSVVEARQRVMLEVNVAAARLDDLVAVLPCMRKPTVSRLHGEEGYAIRVAVPREALPGLIPSVKARGGTDLVVTTPGQIVA; translated from the coding sequence ATGAATCACAAAACGACAAGACTCGCCCTGCCCAAGGGGCGGATGCAGTCCGGTGTACTCGAGCTGCTGACCGCCGCCGGCGTGCGGGTGGATCTCGGGGAGCGCCGCTACCGCCCGGTCATCTCGGTCCCCGGCTTCGGCGCCAAGTTGCTCAAACCGCAGAACGTCGTGGAGATGCTGCATGCGGGATCTCGCGACCTGGGATTCGCGGGGGCCGACTGGGTGGCGGAACTGAACGGATCGCTGGTCGAACTCCTGGACACGGGGCTCGACCCGGTGCGCGTCGTCGCAGCCGCCCCGACCCGGGTCGCCCGGGCGGGACTGCACGCCGCTGGCCGCCGCCTCACCGTGGCGTCCGAATACGCGCGGCTCTCTTCGCGCTGGATCGGAGATCGGGGACTCGACGCGACGCTCGTGCGGTCGTACGGCGCGACGGAAGTGTTTCCGCCGGAGGACGCCGACGTGATCGTCGACAACACCGCGACGGGTGCGACGCTCGAGGCCAACGGGCTCGAGATCGTCGACGAACTGATGACCTCATCGACCCGCCTCTACGCGAATCCGCGCGCGCTCGAGGATCCGCGGCACCGCGAGCGCATCGACGACCTGGTCGTGGTGCTGCAGTCGGTCGTGGAAGCCCGGCAGCGGGTCATGCTCGAAGTCAACGTGGCCGCGGCGCGTCTGGATGACCTGGTGGCGGTGCTTCCCTGCATGCGCAAGCCGACCGTGTCGCGTCTGCACGGCGAGGAGGGCTATGCCATTCGGGTCGCCGTGCCGCGCGAGGCCCTTCCGGGCCTGATCCCCAGCGTGAAGGCGCGGGGCGGCACCGATCTCGTCGTGACGACGCCGGGACAGATCGTCGCATGA
- a CDS encoding threonine/serine dehydratase, with amino-acid sequence MTESPTPGRRPPTPAQSRKTRARVAPWIERTPVRRWIPDRGIASLPAGIELFLKLELFQRTGSYKVRGALNNVLCADAETLQRGVTAVSAGNHAVSVAYAARAADTTAKVVMLSSANPARVARCRNFGAEIEFADDGASGFARMEEIARQEGRLEIHPFEGEATVFGTSTVGLEVAEQLPDLDALVVPIGGGGLISGTASIVKQLAPVCSVYGVEPVGADSMRRSLDAGEPVALDRIDTIADSLGAPHAAPYTFGLVQRYVDDVVLVDDDAIRAALKALFLDAKLVAEPASAAPLAATCGPLRERLEGRRVGLVLSGSNIDLDTFGTHIRAAG; translated from the coding sequence ATGACCGAATCCCCGACCCCCGGCCGCCGGCCCCCGACGCCGGCGCAGAGCCGCAAGACACGAGCGCGCGTCGCGCCGTGGATCGAACGCACGCCGGTCAGACGCTGGATCCCGGATCGCGGCATCGCTTCGCTGCCCGCGGGAATCGAGCTTTTTCTCAAGCTGGAACTCTTCCAGCGCACGGGCTCCTACAAGGTCCGGGGTGCCTTGAACAACGTCCTCTGCGCTGACGCGGAGACGCTGCAGCGAGGGGTCACGGCCGTGAGCGCCGGGAACCATGCCGTTTCCGTGGCCTACGCCGCCCGGGCCGCCGACACGACCGCCAAGGTCGTCATGCTGTCATCCGCGAACCCGGCACGCGTCGCGCGCTGCCGGAACTTCGGGGCGGAAATCGAGTTCGCGGACGACGGGGCGAGCGGATTTGCACGCATGGAGGAAATCGCCCGGCAAGAGGGTCGGCTCGAGATCCATCCGTTCGAGGGGGAGGCGACCGTCTTCGGCACTTCGACCGTCGGTCTCGAGGTCGCGGAACAACTTCCCGACCTCGATGCGCTGGTCGTCCCCATCGGGGGCGGAGGTCTCATCTCCGGCACGGCGAGCATCGTGAAGCAGCTGGCGCCCGTGTGCAGCGTCTACGGCGTGGAGCCCGTCGGTGCCGACTCCATGCGACGCAGCCTCGATGCGGGCGAGCCGGTCGCGCTCGATCGCATCGACACGATCGCGGACAGCCTCGGCGCCCCCCACGCGGCTCCGTACACCTTCGGACTCGTGCAGCGTTACGTGGATGACGTCGTGCTCGTCGACGACGACGCGATCCGCGCCGCCCTGAAGGCGCTGTTCCTCGACGCGAAGCTGGTGGCCGAACCCGCGTCCGCCGCTCCGCTCGCCGCCACGTGCGGTCCCCTCCGGGAGCGGCTGGAAGGCCGCCGCGTGGGCCTCGTCCTCTCGGGCTCGAACATCGACCTGGACACTTTCGGTACGCACATCCGAGCTGCGGGCTGA
- the hisH gene encoding imidazole glycerol phosphate synthase subunit HisH, translating to MSAARMATGPDDVGIVPTGVANLEAVAAAFRRLGRTPRLLDSAAGISSADYVVLPGVGSFTDGMAELRRRGWAEAVRRRVEEGRPTLAICLGLQLLCEESEEAPGTAGLGCVPGRVVRLAESCRVPQLGWNRVAAPAGTTFLRSSVVYFANSYGLEMGPSGWTAAMGRHGSRFVAGLERGGVLACQFHPELSGKVGAGLLKRWLEESPGAASAFERRVLRPSLAAAC from the coding sequence ATGAGCGCCGCGCGGATGGCAACGGGCCCGGACGATGTGGGAATCGTTCCGACGGGCGTGGCGAACCTCGAGGCGGTGGCGGCCGCTTTCCGGCGGCTGGGAAGAACCCCGCGGCTGCTGGACTCGGCCGCCGGCATCTCGAGTGCCGATTACGTCGTCCTCCCCGGCGTGGGGTCTTTCACCGACGGCATGGCGGAGCTTCGCCGGCGTGGATGGGCGGAAGCCGTCCGCCGGCGCGTGGAGGAGGGACGTCCGACGCTCGCCATCTGTCTCGGACTTCAACTCCTGTGCGAGGAGAGCGAGGAGGCTCCGGGCACCGCCGGGCTCGGGTGCGTACCAGGCCGGGTGGTCCGGTTGGCGGAGAGCTGCCGCGTCCCCCAGTTGGGTTGGAACCGTGTCGCGGCCCCGGCCGGAACCACCTTCCTGCGGTCATCCGTCGTCTACTTCGCCAACTCCTACGGGCTCGAGATGGGTCCCTCGGGCTGGACCGCCGCGATGGGGCGGCACGGAAGCCGCTTCGTGGCGGGGCTGGAGCGCGGCGGCGTCCTCGCCTGCCAGTTCCACCCGGAGCTGTCGGGAAAGGTCGGAGCGGGTCTCCTGAAGCGCTGGCTCGAAGAGTCGCCGGGCGCGGCGTCCGCCTTCGAACGGCGCGTGCTGCGGCCCTCGCTCGCCGCGGCATGCTGA
- a CDS encoding transglycosylase domain-containing protein — MKGKRSRKGKRRIWRRLGILAGVLAAGWLGYLGFEAKVARDFEAIDSVSPTRVVARPLVLRPGDRVEPRQVASHLTRVGYRSVSKRTPDQGEFAWRGGELRLGRRPLRLGGYMDPGGTVRVRFRGFSGAGRVTSIRDADGQDLATLIVDPEVIGTVPGEHGRDRIPVRLEDVPGHLIDALLTVEDRRFYEHGALDPRRIAGAVLSNLRQGRIAEGGSTITQQLARTLFLSTDRTLLRKGREAAIAVALERRFSKRRLLEAYVNHIYLGQDRGVAIHGFGRAAPFFFDRDVSQLTLGQSAMLVGIIRGPSMYAPHRHPERARARRDMVLRQMHALGHIDADRLNAELEMSLTLSSPPERRADARWYMDFLRRELGSGARPLSLDGAGLTVVSSLEPDIQRAAELAVSDGIRTLERIRPRLTEQTGPLQAALVALDPQSGDILAMVGGRSYATSQFNRAADALRQPGSAFKPIVALAALDPRADAPFTLASTLRDEPLALDTPAGVWRPSNADREFLGPVRLRDALEGSRNVPFARLGLAVGPERIVETAQRLGVESPLAPYPSLALGASEVTLLELTAAYAVLAAEGRRAPPRAARAVLGREGEAIRPAELRREAVISPAEAYLVTSALRGVVERGTGSGVRAAGYRGPIAAKSGTTNGSRDAWFVGYTPELAVGVWVGFDDGTRLGLSGSRAAQPIFTDFLIRVLGPRGGSNFRFPDGVEWVEVEPGTGLRAGWGCRGQPELFLAGTAPEVSCGYPIRGWPRGRPWRTSPRP, encoded by the coding sequence GTGAAAGGCAAGAGAAGCAGGAAAGGCAAGAGAAGAATCTGGCGGCGGCTGGGAATCCTGGCCGGCGTCCTCGCCGCGGGCTGGCTCGGGTATCTCGGTTTCGAGGCGAAGGTCGCGCGCGACTTCGAAGCGATCGATTCGGTCTCCCCGACCCGTGTCGTCGCCCGGCCGCTGGTGCTGCGTCCCGGCGACCGCGTGGAGCCCCGGCAGGTGGCGAGCCATCTGACGCGAGTCGGTTATCGGTCCGTTTCGAAGCGCACGCCCGACCAGGGAGAGTTCGCCTGGCGCGGCGGGGAACTGAGGCTCGGCAGGCGGCCGCTGCGCCTGGGCGGTTACATGGATCCCGGCGGTACCGTGCGCGTCCGGTTCCGCGGCTTTTCCGGCGCGGGTCGCGTGACGTCGATTCGGGATGCGGACGGGCAGGACCTCGCGACGCTCATCGTGGATCCCGAGGTCATCGGAACCGTGCCGGGCGAGCACGGCCGGGACCGCATCCCGGTAAGACTCGAAGACGTGCCCGGCCATCTCATCGACGCCCTCCTGACCGTGGAGGATCGCCGCTTCTACGAACACGGCGCGCTGGATCCCCGCCGCATCGCCGGCGCCGTGCTCTCGAACCTGCGCCAGGGGCGGATCGCCGAGGGCGGCAGCACCATCACCCAGCAACTTGCGCGCACGCTCTTCCTCTCGACCGATCGCACGCTGCTCCGAAAGGGCCGCGAGGCGGCCATCGCCGTGGCTCTGGAGAGGCGGTTCTCCAAGCGGCGCCTCCTCGAAGCGTATGTGAACCACATCTACCTCGGGCAGGATCGAGGCGTGGCGATCCACGGCTTCGGCCGAGCGGCGCCGTTCTTCTTCGACCGCGACGTCTCCCAGTTGACGCTGGGGCAGTCCGCCATGCTCGTGGGAATCATTCGGGGTCCCAGCATGTATGCGCCGCACCGGCACCCGGAGCGCGCCCGGGCCCGGCGGGACATGGTCCTGCGGCAGATGCATGCACTCGGACACATCGACGCGGACCGGCTGAATGCCGAGCTCGAAATGAGTCTGACCCTCAGCTCTCCGCCGGAGCGGCGCGCCGATGCCCGCTGGTATATGGACTTCCTGCGGCGAGAGCTGGGGTCCGGAGCACGGCCGCTGAGTCTGGATGGTGCGGGCCTGACCGTCGTGTCGTCTCTGGAGCCGGACATACAGCGGGCGGCGGAGCTGGCCGTGTCGGATGGAATCCGAACGCTCGAGCGCATCCGTCCCCGTCTCACGGAGCAGACGGGGCCTCTCCAGGCGGCGCTCGTGGCCCTCGACCCGCAGAGCGGTGACATCCTGGCGATGGTTGGCGGGCGCTCATACGCCACGTCGCAGTTCAACCGCGCCGCGGACGCGCTGCGTCAGCCGGGGAGCGCATTCAAGCCGATCGTGGCGCTGGCCGCGCTGGATCCGCGGGCGGACGCCCCGTTCACCCTGGCTTCCACACTACGGGATGAGCCGCTGGCGCTCGACACGCCCGCCGGCGTGTGGCGGCCCTCCAACGCGGATCGCGAGTTTCTCGGGCCCGTCAGGCTGCGCGACGCGCTCGAGGGGTCGCGCAACGTGCCGTTCGCCCGTCTGGGACTTGCCGTCGGTCCCGAACGGATCGTGGAGACCGCGCAACGGCTGGGTGTCGAGAGTCCGCTGGCCCCATATCCGAGTCTCGCGCTCGGCGCCTCGGAGGTGACGCTCCTCGAGTTGACGGCGGCCTACGCGGTGCTGGCGGCGGAGGGGAGACGGGCGCCTCCGCGCGCCGCGCGCGCCGTGCTGGGTCGAGAGGGCGAGGCCATCCGACCGGCCGAGCTTCGCCGTGAGGCCGTCATCAGCCCGGCGGAGGCGTACCTCGTGACATCGGCCCTGCGCGGGGTGGTGGAGCGCGGCACGGGAAGCGGGGTGCGCGCGGCCGGGTACAGGGGACCCATCGCCGCGAAGTCCGGGACCACGAACGGCTCGCGCGATGCCTGGTTCGTCGGCTACACGCCGGAGCTGGCCGTGGGTGTCTGGGTCGGTTTCGACGATGGGACGCGTCTGGGGTTGTCCGGGTCGCGTGCCGCCCAGCCGATCTTCACGGATTTCCTCATCCGGGTCCTCGGACCCAGGGGCGGAAGCAACTTCCGGTTTCCCGACGGCGTGGAATGGGTCGAGGTCGAACCCGGGACCGGCCTGCGCGCCGGGTGGGGATGTCGCGGCCAGCCCGAACTCTTCCTCGCCGGCACGGCGCCCGAGGTTTCCTGCGGATACCCGATCCGCGGGTGGCCCCGGGGAAGGCCGTGGCGCACGTCGCCGAGGCCGTGA
- a CDS encoding histidinol-phosphate transaminase translates to MSGMTVAAPPGERLRLDHNERLFPAPELVRLLPEVPASALTRYPDASRLEQRLAEASRVGKDRVLVTAGADDAIDRVCRRYLAGGRELITVAPTFEMVPTFAALAGGRVRSIPTLNDPAPLGPILDRLGERTGLVAVISPHNPTGTVAPVERILAIADSLPANAALLADLAYVEFADRDPTRELLQRDNILVVRTLSKAWGLAGLRVGFVLGPPAVIEGLRAGGAPFPLSAPSIWLAERALALGDRVTATYVAAVCHERERLVSALLASAAEPFASQANFVLATTDRAAALHRRFRQQAIAIRRFPNFPDLVRITLPGDEATFRRVLRVLDTLGHIS, encoded by the coding sequence ATGAGCGGGATGACGGTGGCTGCGCCCCCGGGCGAACGGCTTCGCCTCGATCACAACGAGCGCCTGTTTCCGGCGCCGGAACTCGTCCGTCTCCTCCCGGAAGTGCCGGCGAGCGCGCTGACGCGTTATCCGGATGCCTCGCGGTTGGAGCAGCGGCTGGCTGAAGCCTCGAGGGTCGGGAAAGACCGGGTCCTCGTCACCGCGGGGGCGGACGACGCGATCGACCGCGTCTGCCGTCGCTATCTCGCGGGGGGCCGCGAACTGATCACGGTGGCTCCGACGTTCGAGATGGTGCCGACGTTCGCGGCGCTCGCTGGCGGGCGGGTGCGGTCGATACCCACGCTGAACGACCCCGCGCCTCTCGGACCCATCCTCGACCGGCTCGGGGAACGGACGGGCCTGGTCGCCGTGATCTCGCCGCACAACCCCACGGGAACGGTGGCCCCGGTCGAGCGGATCCTGGCCATCGCCGACAGCCTTCCGGCGAACGCCGCTCTGCTCGCGGATCTCGCCTACGTCGAGTTCGCCGACCGCGATCCGACGCGGGAGCTGCTGCAGCGCGACAACATCCTGGTCGTGCGGACGCTGTCCAAGGCCTGGGGCCTCGCCGGGCTTCGCGTGGGTTTCGTGCTGGGCCCGCCCGCGGTCATCGAGGGCCTTCGGGCCGGCGGTGCTCCCTTCCCTCTTTCGGCCCCCTCCATCTGGCTGGCGGAGCGGGCGCTGGCGCTGGGAGACCGGGTCACCGCGACGTACGTCGCCGCCGTGTGCCACGAGCGTGAGAGGCTCGTCTCCGCACTGCTCGCCTCAGCGGCGGAGCCCTTCGCGTCGCAGGCGAACTTCGTACTCGCAACCACGGATCGGGCGGCCGCGCTACACCGCCGCTTTCGGCAGCAGGCCATCGCCATTCGACGCTTTCCGAACTTCCCGGACCTTGTCCGGATCACGCTTCCGGGGGACGAAGCGACATTCCGCCGCGTCCTCCGCGTGCTCGACACTCTTGGACACATCTCGTGA
- the hisF gene encoding imidazole glycerol phosphate synthase subunit HisF: MLNVRVVPCLDVRDGRVVKGVRFDNLEDQGDPARLARRYEREGADELVILDVSATAEGRVAQFETVGRVRDEISIPLTVGGGVRTAEDAGALLEAGADRVAVNTAAVERPELLSEIATRFGAQCAVLALDAGATSDDACPSGFEVLTHSGGRRTGLDAAEWGRRAAALGAGEILLTSFDRDGTRSGYDLALIGAIREAVPVPIVASGGGAHAGHMCAAVEAGADAVLAASIFHQGDWSIGRLKDRLQQLGVAVRR; the protein is encoded by the coding sequence ATGCTGAACGTTCGGGTCGTTCCGTGCCTGGACGTAAGGGACGGCAGGGTCGTGAAGGGCGTCCGTTTCGACAACCTCGAAGACCAGGGCGACCCCGCCCGGCTCGCTCGACGCTACGAGCGCGAAGGGGCGGACGAACTCGTGATCCTCGATGTCTCGGCTACGGCGGAGGGAAGGGTGGCCCAGTTCGAGACGGTGGGCCGCGTTCGTGACGAGATCTCGATTCCGCTTACGGTCGGCGGCGGCGTGCGGACGGCGGAAGACGCGGGCGCGCTGCTGGAGGCGGGGGCGGACCGGGTCGCCGTGAACACGGCGGCGGTCGAGCGACCGGAACTCCTGTCGGAGATCGCGACGCGGTTCGGGGCCCAGTGCGCGGTCCTGGCCCTCGACGCCGGCGCGACGTCGGACGATGCGTGTCCAAGCGGCTTCGAGGTGCTGACGCACTCGGGAGGGCGGCGCACGGGCCTCGATGCCGCGGAGTGGGGTCGCCGCGCGGCGGCACTGGGCGCGGGCGAGATACTCCTCACGAGCTTCGACCGCGACGGGACGCGAAGCGGCTACGACCTGGCCCTGATCGGAGCGATCCGCGAAGCCGTGCCGGTGCCGATCGTGGCTTCCGGCGGGGGAGCCCATGCGGGTCACATGTGCGCGGCGGTCGAGGCCGGGGCGGACGCGGTGCTGGCGGCGTCGATCTTCCATCAGGGCGACTGGTCGATCGGCCGGCTCAAGGATCGACTGCAGCAACTCGGGGTCGCGGTACGTCGATGA
- the hisD gene encoding histidinol dehydrogenase, whose amino-acid sequence MIIPSIDLMGGRAVQLRQGFTLEIDAGDPRPLAEKFAVAGEVAIIDLDAALGRGDNAALIRELLPLAPCRVGGGIRSPEAALDWLDAGARRVILGTAANAEVLDGLPAERVIAALDARDGEVVVEGWQRGTGRDVIGRMEELDGLADGYLVTFVEVEGTLGGIPLDRVSALVGAAGSARVTVAGGVREVSEIAALDRMGADAQVGMAIYSGRMDLADAIAAPLKSDRADGLWATLVEDTVGRALGLAWSSAESLRAAVSERRGVYQSRSRGLWWKGETSGATQELVRVAADCDRDTLRFTVRQRGTGFCHTGAPTCFDAAPSGTSAAPSSVAGMGLHDLETRLRARLADPEPGSLTARLAGDPELLRGKLVEEALELAEAGSKADAVAEFADLCYFALTRLVKAGGSLEDVRRELGRRALRVRRRVPRAPGGPTGRTASAPAAAAGGILPPIGLEQAVRAVRSPALDPAALEVARTILDDVERRGEPALREHAERLGDLDPGDDLLLDRSALGRATEALHPDDRELLRRAADRIRAFAEAQRASAADLDTRVAGGRGGHRLVPVAAAGCYAPGGRFPLPSSVLMTAIPARVAGVGEVWAASPRPTGAVQAAAFIAGADGLLAIGGAQAIGALAFGAGGVPRCEKIVGPGNRFVTAAKRLLYGRVGLDTIAGPSELLVVASPDAEPARVAADLLAQAEHDPDAVPLLCAFDDATVEAVREEAERQLATLRTAPIARQALAAGGALLAAGPDEAAAICDAVAPEHLHLHGEQAESLAPRLHRYGSLFVGTATPEAAGDYGAGPNHTLPTSGAAAFDSGLSVFSFLRRPMWLSLSPEDGAYEDLLRDTAALARLEGLEAHALSAELRLTAAARRDRGRRVRAS is encoded by the coding sequence ATGATCATCCCATCCATCGACCTCATGGGCGGCCGGGCCGTGCAGCTCCGGCAGGGCTTCACGCTCGAGATCGACGCCGGCGACCCGCGGCCGCTCGCCGAGAAGTTCGCCGTCGCGGGGGAAGTCGCGATCATCGATCTCGACGCGGCGCTCGGCCGCGGAGACAACGCCGCCCTCATCCGGGAACTGCTCCCGCTCGCACCGTGTCGGGTGGGTGGCGGCATCCGGTCCCCCGAGGCGGCGCTCGACTGGCTCGACGCGGGTGCGCGGCGGGTGATCCTGGGCACGGCCGCGAATGCCGAGGTCCTGGACGGGCTTCCCGCGGAACGCGTGATCGCGGCGCTCGACGCGCGCGATGGCGAGGTCGTCGTGGAGGGCTGGCAGCGCGGGACGGGTCGCGACGTCATCGGACGGATGGAGGAACTCGATGGTCTCGCGGACGGCTATCTGGTCACCTTCGTGGAGGTCGAAGGCACGCTGGGCGGGATCCCGCTGGACCGGGTATCCGCCCTCGTCGGGGCCGCTGGATCCGCGCGCGTTACGGTGGCGGGTGGCGTCCGCGAGGTATCGGAGATCGCGGCGCTGGACCGAATGGGCGCGGACGCGCAGGTGGGGATGGCGATCTACAGCGGGCGCATGGACCTGGCCGACGCCATCGCGGCTCCTCTGAAATCCGACCGGGCGGACGGATTGTGGGCGACGCTGGTCGAGGACACGGTCGGGCGGGCGCTCGGGCTCGCCTGGTCGAGCGCGGAGAGCCTGCGCGCCGCCGTCAGCGAACGACGCGGCGTCTACCAGAGCCGCTCACGGGGGCTGTGGTGGAAGGGCGAGACCTCCGGCGCCACACAGGAACTCGTCCGCGTGGCGGCGGACTGTGACCGGGACACGCTGCGCTTCACCGTGCGGCAGCGTGGGACCGGCTTCTGTCACACCGGCGCCCCGACCTGTTTCGACGCTGCGCCTTCCGGCACGTCGGCGGCCCCGTCATCGGTGGCGGGCATGGGACTGCATGACCTCGAGACCCGCCTTCGCGCGCGACTCGCCGACCCGGAACCCGGCTCGCTGACCGCGCGACTCGCCGGGGATCCCGAGCTGTTGCGTGGGAAGCTCGTCGAGGAAGCGCTAGAACTGGCGGAAGCCGGATCGAAGGCCGACGCGGTGGCGGAGTTCGCGGACCTTTGCTACTTCGCCCTCACGCGGCTCGTGAAGGCCGGCGGCTCGCTCGAAGATGTACGGCGTGAACTCGGGCGGCGGGCCCTCAGGGTGCGTCGACGAGTCCCGCGAGCGCCGGGAGGGCCGACGGGGCGGACGGCTTCGGCGCCCGCCGCGGCGGCGGGCGGGATCCTCCCGCCGATCGGCCTCGAGCAGGCCGTGCGGGCGGTGCGCTCGCCGGCACTCGATCCGGCGGCTCTCGAGGTCGCGCGCACGATCCTGGACGATGTCGAGCGGCGCGGAGAGCCGGCGCTCCGGGAGCACGCCGAGCGGCTCGGCGACCTCGATCCGGGCGACGACCTGCTGCTCGACCGGTCGGCGCTCGGGCGCGCGACCGAGGCACTCCACCCCGACGACCGCGAGCTGCTTCGCCGCGCGGCCGACCGCATCCGCGCGTTCGCGGAGGCCCAGCGGGCATCCGCGGCCGACCTCGACACGCGGGTCGCGGGCGGCCGCGGCGGCCATCGGCTCGTACCGGTCGCTGCGGCGGGCTGTTACGCGCCCGGGGGGCGCTTCCCCCTCCCGTCCTCGGTGCTCATGACCGCGATCCCCGCGAGGGTGGCGGGCGTGGGCGAAGTCTGGGCGGCATCGCCCCGCCCGACCGGGGCGGTCCAGGCCGCGGCATTCATCGCCGGCGCGGACGGCCTGCTCGCCATCGGCGGCGCGCAGGCGATCGGCGCGCTTGCCTTCGGGGCCGGAGGCGTCCCCCGCTGCGAGAAGATCGTGGGGCCGGGGAACCGGTTCGTCACCGCGGCCAAGCGTCTCCTCTACGGCCGGGTCGGCCTCGACACCATCGCCGGCCCATCCGAGCTGCTCGTCGTCGCCTCGCCGGATGCGGAGCCGGCGCGCGTCGCGGCCGACCTGCTCGCCCAGGCCGAGCACGACCCCGACGCCGTCCCGCTGCTGTGCGCCTTCGACGATGCGACCGTCGAGGCCGTCCGCGAAGAGGCCGAGCGGCAGCTGGCCACGCTGCGGACGGCCCCGATCGCGCGTCAGGCCCTCGCGGCCGGCGGCGCCCTCCTCGCGGCGGGCCCCGACGAGGCCGCCGCCATCTGCGACGCGGTGGCGCCGGAGCACCTGCACCTGCACGGCGAGCAGGCGGAGTCGCTTGCTCCTCGCCTCCACCGCTACGGATCGCTCTTCGTGGGGACGGCCACGCCCGAGGCGGCCGGCGACTACGGAGCCGGACCGAACCACACCCTTCCCACATCGGGCGCCGCGGCGTTCGACTCGGGACTCTCCGTGTTCTCGTTCCTGCGTCGACCGATGTGGCTGTCGCTTTCGCCCGAAGATGGCGCCTACGAGGACCTGCTGCGGGACACCGCGGCGCTCGCCAGACTGGAGGGACTGGAAGCGCACGCGCTGTCGGCCGAACTCCGGCTCACGGCGGCGGCCCGGAGAGATCGCGGTCGGAGGGTCCGGGCCTCGTGA
- a CDS encoding cation diffusion facilitator family transporter, translating to MRNASKRDLTVALLIIASFMFVEVVGGVLSGSLALIADAGHMLTDAASIGLALFAVNFATRAASVERTFGYHRVEILAALINALTLWLISAWVIFEAYHRFQEIPEVEGGLMLIVGTLGLLANLAAAWVLHRSAKHSVNVEGALAHVIADILGSVAVIVSGVLVWAFGWYISDPILSVLIGILILLSTWRLLAKVVHVLLEGTPEHVDVYKLCHQIEDLEGVTVIHDVHVWTLAPGYDALTAHVLVDPEHEGDTAKLLDRIREIAYDDFNLQHVTVQVEASATQCNEDHHVDHLVATARPHSH from the coding sequence TTGAGGAACGCCAGCAAGCGCGACCTCACCGTCGCCCTGCTGATCATTGCCAGCTTCATGTTCGTCGAGGTGGTCGGGGGCGTTCTGTCCGGAAGCCTGGCCCTCATCGCCGACGCGGGGCACATGCTCACCGACGCGGCCTCCATCGGCCTCGCGCTGTTCGCCGTGAACTTCGCGACGCGCGCCGCCTCGGTGGAGCGCACCTTCGGCTACCACCGGGTGGAAATCCTCGCCGCGCTCATCAACGCACTCACGCTGTGGCTGATCTCCGCCTGGGTCATCTTCGAGGCGTACCACCGCTTCCAGGAGATCCCGGAGGTCGAGGGCGGCCTGATGCTGATCGTGGGGACCCTCGGGCTCCTCGCCAACCTCGCCGCGGCCTGGGTGCTGCACCGGTCGGCAAAGCACAGCGTGAACGTGGAAGGGGCCCTGGCCCACGTGATCGCCGACATTCTCGGGTCGGTCGCGGTCATCGTGTCCGGGGTGCTCGTGTGGGCTTTCGGCTGGTACATCTCCGACCCGATCCTCAGCGTCCTCATCGGGATTCTGATCCTGCTCAGCACGTGGCGCCTGCTGGCCAAGGTCGTGCACGTGCTGCTCGAGGGGACGCCGGAACACGTCGACGTGTACAAGCTCTGCCACCAGATCGAGGATCTCGAGGGAGTCACGGTGATTCACGACGTCCATGTGTGGACGCTCGCGCCGGGCTACGACGCGCTCACGGCGCATGTCCTGGTGGATCCCGAGCACGAAGGCGATACGGCGAAGCTTCTCGACAGGATCCGGGAGATCGCCTACGACGATTTCAACCTGCAGCACGTCACGGTCCAGGTGGAGGCCAGTGCCACGCAGTGCAACGAAGACCACCACGTCGATCACCTGGTCGCCACCGCGCGGCCTCATTCTCACTAG